From Bacteroidales bacterium, the proteins below share one genomic window:
- a CDS encoding response regulator gives MRRKEIMVVDDSETNLILLQAVLEDAGYHVVLMDDPIKAVEYIRYSQPDLILLDLLMPDLDGFDFLKRLSNGSDKLTTPVVVVTAYSNEEYYRKAKELGALEIIDKPVNIPSLLNTVNKIIN, from the coding sequence TTGAGAAGGAAAGAAATAATGGTGGTGGATGATTCTGAAACCAATCTGATTTTATTGCAGGCGGTATTGGAAGATGCGGGTTATCATGTGGTTTTGATGGATGATCCTATAAAGGCAGTGGAATATATCAGGTATAGCCAGCCTGATCTGATATTGCTCGATCTGTTAATGCCTGATCTGGATGGATTTGATTTTCTGAAGCGGCTGAGCAACGGATCGGATAAATTAACCACTCCTGTTGTGGTGGTTACAGCTTACTCCAATGAGGAATATTACAGGAAGGCTAAGGAATTGGGGGCCTTGGAGATCATTGACAAACCCGTTAACATTCCTTCTCTATTAAACACAGTAAATAAAATCATTAACTAA
- a CDS encoding response regulator has translation MGKNILVVDDSESIREVVSFTLENEGYNVKLGNDGTDALKHFNGDPIDLVITDLHMPEMDGIEFIKEVRKKEQYQRIPILFLTTESQASKKQEAKEAGATGWIVKPFVPAKLLAALKKVMR, from the coding sequence ATGGGTAAAAATATCCTGGTAGTTGATGATTCTGAGAGCATAAGGGAAGTAGTTTCCTTTACGCTCGAGAATGAGGGGTATAATGTTAAGCTCGGTAATGACGGTACGGATGCTCTGAAGCATTTCAACGGAGATCCGATTGACCTGGTGATTACTGATCTTCATATGCCCGAAATGGATGGGATTGAATTCATTAAGGAAGTACGTAAAAAGGAACAATATCAACGCATCCCGATATTGTTCCTGACCACTGAATCTCAGGCATCCAAGAAACAGGAAGCCAAGGAGGCAGGGGCAACGGGATGGATTGTTAAACCATTTGTTCCAGCTAAATTATTGGCTGCACTCAAAAAAGTTATGAGATAA
- a CDS encoding response regulator produces the protein MTKKNFNLLIVDDIIMNRMLLKEITLEFASNVMEAENGERAIQIIRDQKVDLIFMDIEMPVMNGLETTRYIRNEMEHPSCEIPIVALTAYNPADFFADYKKEGFNELLTKPYSIQKV, from the coding sequence ATGACTAAAAAGAATTTCAATCTACTTATTGTTGACGACATCATCATGAACCGGATGCTCCTTAAAGAGATCACCCTGGAATTTGCCTCTAATGTAATGGAAGCGGAAAACGGAGAAAGGGCCATACAGATAATCAGAGACCAAAAGGTGGATCTGATCTTCATGGATATTGAAATGCCGGTAATGAACGGGCTGGAAACCACCCGATATATCCGTAATGAGATGGAACATCCCTCCTGCGAAATCCCCATTGTGGCATTAACTGCCTATAATCCAGCCGATTTCTTCGCCGACTATAAAAAAGAAGGTTTCAATGAACTGCTCACCAAACCCTATTCTATACAAAAAGT
- a CDS encoding Crp/Fnr family transcriptional regulator: MKDQNHIDHTTRESNNIVIPFEEMLDAKEIEQIKSQSNVVNYHKNDVIFKQDTRTSHVMYILSGLIKIYRESRNNKTKIIKLGIPGEFLGLNSVFGEETFSYSAAAVENTTVYIIDREVFESLVRNNGAYSHEILKTITSENLKIFKRLVSQSQKQLPGRIADIIVYFAEKIYDSNQFSFPLTRMELAELAGTTKESLIRTLTEFKHDKIIELEGKHVNIKSYDIIKTLSRLG, encoded by the coding sequence ATGAAAGACCAAAACCACATTGACCATACAACACGGGAAAGCAATAACATCGTGATCCCTTTTGAGGAGATGCTCGATGCAAAGGAAATTGAGCAAATAAAAAGCCAAAGCAACGTAGTGAATTACCATAAGAATGATGTAATTTTCAAACAGGATACACGCACTTCCCATGTAATGTACATCTTATCGGGTCTCATTAAAATTTACAGAGAAAGCAGGAACAACAAGACCAAAATCATAAAACTCGGAATCCCGGGAGAATTTCTGGGTCTGAATTCGGTTTTCGGAGAGGAAACTTTCAGTTACTCTGCCGCAGCAGTGGAAAACACCACGGTCTATATCATCGACAGAGAGGTATTCGAATCACTGGTGCGTAACAACGGAGCATATTCCCACGAAATTTTGAAAACAATTACCTCCGAAAACCTGAAAATATTCAAAAGGCTGGTCAGCCAGTCACAAAAGCAGCTCCCCGGAAGAATAGCAGACATTATCGTATATTTTGCCGAAAAAATCTACGATTCCAATCAGTTCTCTTTCCCTTTAACACGTATGGAACTGGCTGAGCTGGCAGGAACTACAAAAGAAAGCCTGATCCGCACACTTACCGAATTCAAACACGATAAGATTATTGAACTGGAAGGCAAACATGTCAACATTAAAAGTTACGACATTATTAAAACATTAAGCAGACTCGGATAA
- a CDS encoding STAS domain-containing protein, whose translation MKTSKHVTITPYEEEGAEKAEMTIRKELTIYTILEIKDNFLEAIEKYNELDVHIKEVENIDLSFIQLIESLRKTAEAYGKTISVSAELTDETRDLVENTGFDPILQT comes from the coding sequence ATGAAAACAAGTAAACATGTTACCATTACTCCTTACGAAGAAGAAGGAGCGGAAAAGGCTGAAATGACCATCAGAAAGGAACTGACGATCTACACCATTTTAGAGATCAAAGACAATTTTCTGGAGGCCATTGAAAAGTACAATGAGCTGGATGTGCATATTAAAGAGGTTGAAAACATTGATCTCAGCTTCATTCAGCTTATAGAATCCCTGAGGAAAACGGCCGAAGCATACGGAAAAACCATATCTGTTTCAGCCGAATTAACGGATGAAACCAGGGATTTGGTTGAAAATACCGGATTTGATCCTATTTTGCAAACTTAA